The DNA segment TTCAATTCTGTGCAATGGATACTTTGTAAATGTACTTATGTTTCTCAAATTATTGATTATAATGaaaattacattttaatttctGTTGTGGAACTAAATTCACTGGCTGTCCAATGAATGGATAGTTTGATTAAAGAGAGTGATAGTGATTTAGCATGAGATATTAGTAGATTTGGTTTGCTAATATTATGATCCATTGACAGTTAGAAGTTTGAGAGCTCTACATATCCTTAGAGTTTCACTTAATTGATTTGGCCAATATCATTCAAGTATCATACCCTGCTACTGGATGCAAAAGTAAATACAAAAATATCAATGTTTATAACATTTAGGCCAAGGGTCCAAGACTAAAAGGTTTAAAGGTCATTTGCACGTATGGTTTGATTTATAACTAGTGCATTTGCAGTCCAGCAACAGATTGTCATGTATCTTTTATCTTAAACTTCCATGTCAATAAAGTTCTTTTACTTCGTGAAACTTATATTTCTTCTTTCGGGGAGCTTGGTCACATAAAAAAGTCTTCATTTTTTTGCAAGAACTTCAGTTAAGTTTAACCCTTCAGTTAATGTTCAACATAGtattttgtctttaatttttgGACTCTGATCCAGGTCATATTTACAGGAGCTATGAACTGATGGAGAACATTCTCAAAGTTTACATCTACCAAGATGGAGAAAAACCTATCTTTCATCAGCCAATACTGGAGGGAATATATGCATCAGAAGGATGGTTCATGAAACATATGGAAGGAAACAAAATTTTTGTTACAGAAGATGCTAGCAAAGCCCATTTATTTTACATTCCTTTTAGTTCTCGACTTCTAGAATTGACCCTCTATGTACGCCATTCACACAGTCGCAACAACCTTATTGAATACATGAAAAATTACACGGACATGATAACATCAAAGTATTTGTTCTGGAACAGAACCAGTGGAGCAGATCATTTCGTTGCTGCATGCCATGATTGGGTATGCTTTATGCCTTAGCCTTTTTGTTTTCAAACAAAAAGTGGTCtttgtttgtctttttttttcatgcTTATTGCTTGCAAATGAGCTTTAGTTTGTTGAGTAAGCCAGAGCTCATTGTTGAACCTTAAATTTTATGCAGAATAAACGAGAAGAGTTTCTTCCTATTTGAGTGCTAGCTTCCCTTAACAAATTCATGGAGAAGCATTTTTCATATCTAACGGACGAGCATTTTCGCAGGCACCGGCTGAAACCAGGGGACGTATGCTAAATTGCATGAGAGCTCTTTGCAATGCAGATATTGAAGTAGGGTTCAATATAGGCAAGGATGTGTCTCTTCCAGAGACATATGTTCGTTCAGCTGAAAATCCTCTAAAAAATTTGGAAGGCAACCCAGCCTCAAAAAGACGGAACCTTGCCTTTTTCGCAGGTAATATTCATGGGTATGTGAGGCCAATTCTGTTGGAGTACTGGGAAAACAAAGACCCAGCTATGAAAATATTTGGTCCATTGCCTCATGTTAAGGGGAATAAAAACTACATTGAATACATGAAGAGTAGTAAGTACTGCATTTGCCCAAAGGGTCATGAAGTAAACAGCCCACGAATTGTAGAGGCGCTATTCTACGAATGTGTTCCAGTTATAATATCGGACAACTACATACCTCCACTTTTTGAGGTTTTGGAGTGGGAATCTTTTGCTGTGTTTGTTTTAGAGAAGGATATCCCACATTTGAAGAGTATACTCCTTTCGATTTCACCAGAAAGGTATGTGGAGATGCACAAGAGAGTAAAAAAGGTACAACAACATTTTCTTTGGCACTCTAAGCCTGTCAAATATGATTTA comes from the Euphorbia lathyris chromosome 5, ddEupLath1.1, whole genome shotgun sequence genome and includes:
- the LOC136228669 gene encoding probable glycosyltransferase At5g03795, whose protein sequence is MDQGFRFRCQAHVRRLLYLMLATIALLIAFQYFEFPLTKILSLFSVGNARNFFPTQLSSPSSQILSNRSISTFSNEFHHTMNSGEASISEKNAQTNDSKEMEQNTKRNHVSESSEASIHTFGVISNKSSSGSEVKRAMAPVISFTNVTEKIAMAMAPDMSLANNTEDFARALSPVISFTNITEVLASILEKNKSSGTFRVSATRKKSWKPPLRVISLTQMNDLLQKSRASSYSVRPNKLLEVDHQMMLARSQIENAPGIENDTILYAPLYRNVSMFRRSYELMENILKVYIYQDGEKPIFHQPILEGIYASEGWFMKHMEGNKIFVTEDASKAHLFYIPFSSRLLELTLYVRHSHSRNNLIEYMKNYTDMITSKYLFWNRTSGADHFVAACHDWAPAETRGRMLNCMRALCNADIEVGFNIGKDVSLPETYVRSAENPLKNLEGNPASKRRNLAFFAGNIHGYVRPILLEYWENKDPAMKIFGPLPHVKGNKNYIEYMKSSKYCICPKGHEVNSPRIVEALFYECVPVIISDNYIPPLFEVLEWESFAVFVLEKDIPHLKSILLSISPERYVEMHKRVKKVQQHFLWHSKPVKYDLFHMILHSIWYNRVFQM